CGTCGGTACCGGTGCCGGAAGCGATGGGTCCTGTCCAGTTGGTGCTATCGGTAGAAACATATACCGTATAACCGGCAGGATTGTCGCTGGGACTTTGCGAATCATCCAGTACAATGCGATTGATGGTATTGGTCGTTTTCATGTCTGCCGTAAAGGTTTGACCAGGCGCCTGTGAGCCGTTGGTTGACCAGCGGGTAGCGGCATTGCTGTCGAGTGCGAATTTAGCATCGCCATTGGTGGCGGATGCGGTGGCCGTCCAACCCTTTCTGTCGAGCGCACCGGCCGTAGAGATCGACCAGTTATTGCCGAGGTTGTTCTTCCATAAGGCTGCGTTCGCCGGGTGAATGGCGGTACTGTCTATGATAGAACCGCGGGCCGACAAATGCGACTCCGTGCCTGCTGGCATTATAGACGCGTTGCCCCAAATTGAAGCGTTTTGCAGATTAACTGAACCTGATTGCGCATTGATCCACTGTGAACGGCCCGGGCTTTCGAAGTTGGCCATCTGCAGGTTAACGCTGCCGCCATTGAGTTGAATACCGTTGTAAGGATTACCCCAGTAATCGGAGTTAAAGAAACTGGCAGTTCCGGTAAAGCTGGGATTGGTAACAATATAACTGTTTCCGGAATCGCTTAATGAAACGTTCTGGGTGTTGATAAATGGAAATCCGGCAGCACCCATGCCATTAAAGTTGAACGATTTCCTGGTGCCATCAACACTCACGCCAAGGGCAGTACCGGAAGCGTTCGAGCCATCTGAAAGCAGGGTTAGGCCGTACGCAGCACCATACACGAAATCGTTATACAACGTTTCGTTCCGGCAATCGCCCAATTCCATCCAGCTTACGTTATCATAATTGTAGTTATACACGCGCGAGTCGCCATTGTTGGTTGGCGCATTGGCCCATGAGCCAAATTTCGATTCGGAGCCATTGGCGAAATAAATGGTATTGAAATGCAGGTTGTACACCCTGCCGCCGGTAGAAGTACCACCTACGCGAATGGCAGTATGAAATACATGCCCGGCGAGATAGTCTACATAATGGTTGTCGCACTTATTCGTGAACAGGTCAACCCCATTGTAGCTGGCACGAATACCTACATTGATAATGTAGATATCGCTGCCCAATCCCTGAATGGTATAAGGATATACCGGGAAATTAGGAACGAGATCGCCCATTTGTTCGGGATAATTAAAAACAAGCCCGCGAATACCACTGCCTGCCGATAATCGCAGGAAGGGAGTACCGCCTGCATTACCCTTATCGGCATAGGCTTCCAGGATGCTGCCGGGGCCTGTAGGCGCACTGCTCACATCGTTGGCCCCTTTCAGTTCTACGTTGGTGGGAACGGTCAGGTGTCCTGATACCTTGTAGTGACCCGGAGGTAAAAACACAATACCACCGCCATCGGCGCCGGCCTGGTTCAGGGCGTTCTGAATAGCGGTTGTGTTGTCGGTAGTGCCATCAGCCTTTGCGTTATACGGGGCGGCTGTAGCCAGGTATAACACTTTCCTGGAAGGCATATGCATTTCGGCAGTAATGATAACGGGCACCGCCGGCATTTGTGGTAATGACAGCGGCGCATCGTCAATACTGCTCAGATAATAAGAGTTATTTTGAAAATTGGAGCCGCTGCTATACCGGTTACCGGTAAGAATAGCCCGGCCATGGGCGCCAATTACGTTCTTCTGGTTGCCATTGTTGAAATCGCAATCGGAAGCAATGAAAGTACCGCCTGCAATATTTATTTTACCACTGCTGATGGTAGATTGTTTCAACAATACGTTACCGGGAACAGTAGAGTCGATGGAAATAGCATTGTTGGTGGCGGATATGTTACAGTTCTGCAACTGCAGCACGCCTTTTTTTGTATAGGGGTTAAGAAAAAAACCGTTAGCACAGCCGGTTATAGTAACCTTCGAGAAGAGGAAGCCCACTGATTGCAGGCCATCTACCTGAACGGCGGTATTACAGTTGGAAAAGTTCAGGGAATAGTTACTGCCGTTAGAAAAAGAACCCGGATTGGCTACTGATTCAGACACCCAGTACCCCACATTATAACCTTCCACATTTACGAAGGCTGTGTTGGTCCAGTCAATACGGCGCATGGTAATACCGGTACCGTTCTGTAATATCCAACTGGCATAGCCGCTGCCAGCAGCCGGTGCGTTTGGCAGACCGGAGCCGGCCCAGTACGCAGGAGAGAAGTCGAGGTATTGCACGCGGCCTACATCCACGATGTTGTCCAGCTGAATACCCTTGTGCAGGGGTGTACCAAAAATATTCCAGATAACCGGACAGGTACCGCCGTTAGCTTCAGAAAACACAATACCATCATACGCATTTACCAGTGTTAGGTTTTTGGTATTGCAGAATTCATTACCAAAATAATTGGGCTGGCCAAACAGGATGGTAGTGGGGTAGGGAACAATGTTGTCGGGCAACTGTTCGGGGTACCAGATAGAAAGGTCCTGCACCTGGGCCGAAGGCTGCATAGTAATAAATGCGGCCGCATTGGTGTTGTTACGACCCGCATACGCCATAAGGATGGTGCCAACAAGCGGCTGGCCTTTTACGGGTTGTTGCCATTCGCCCCGCAGGGTAATGCCTTTGGGAATGGTCAGGTTGCCCTTGATCACATATTTTCCTTTAGGCACGAACAAGGTGCCGCCGCCCGCTTTACTCAGGGTGTTCAGCGAACGCTGGAAAATGTTGGTAACATCGGTGACCCCATCGCCGGTGGCGCCGGAATCGGCCACCGAGATGCCAATAACCGGGGCATCAGCGGTGGGATAAGAAGGTGAGATCAAACGCCATTTTTGGGAAAAGGCCGGACAAGAACACATAAGGATAAGTGCGAGCAGGGACAATGTAATGCCCAGCTGCGCATGTGCCTGGTTGTTTTGCATAAAACAGGATTCTGGTTTTAAAATGAAAAAATGGTAGATAGTACGTGGCAAGAAACGTTGCGCTTATTAATTTTTGCTTAACGAGGTGATTAATTCAGCAATTTGTGGGCCGTTTTGGGGATATCTACATAGCATATTTATGCACCAGTTTTTATTGGAGAAATTGTTAAATAGTGTTAAAGGCGCTATACTAAAATATTTTCAATAAATCAATTTATTAGTATATCTTTGCACAACTTATTTCCTCCCTGCACCTATCTTGATTTCGGGTTTTCAACATTTGTGAAGGTAAGATTCTAAGCCTGGAACCTGTTACATATCAACAGCTTACCTACTATTATTTATTAAATTTCAACCATTGTCATTTCAAAATTTAAACGTCATTGAGCCCATATTAAGAGCTCTTAACAACGAAGGTTATACAACTCCTACACCTATTCAGGAACAGGCAATTCCACTGGTTCTGCAACGTAAAGACCTATTCGGTTGTGCACGAACAGGCACCGGTAAAACGGCCGCTTTTGCCATTCCTGTGTTACAAATATTACATGAACAAAAGCAGGCTGCAAAAGCACCTGATAATACGATAAAAGCACTCATTCTTACTCCTACCAGGGAATTGGCTATTCAAATAAAGGAAAGCCTGGATGCCTACGGAAAGTTTACCGGATTAAGACATGCAGTGATCTTCGGCGGCGTTTCGCAGCAGGCACAGGTGACCACCCTGCGCAGAGGCGTGGATATTTTAGTTGCCACACCCGGACGTTTGCTCGATCTGATCGATCAGCGTTTTGTGAACCTGGGCAGTATCCGGTTATTGATCCTGGATGAAGCCGATCGTATGCTGGATATGGGGTTTGTGCATGATGTTAAAAAGATCATGGCAAAAGTGCCTAAGCAAAGACAAACGCTATTCTTTTCTGCCACCATGGCCCCTGCAATTCGCCAATTGGCAAATACGCTTTTAACGAACCCTGTTAGTATAGAAGTAACGCCTGTTTCATCTACCGCTGAAACTGTTCGCCAGGCTGTTTATTTTGTTCCCAAAACCAGTAAGCAATCTTTGTTAAAGCATTTGCTGGCTGATACGGATATTCCTATGGCGTTGGTGTTTACACGTACCAAACATGGCGCCGACAGGGTAGCCAAGGAATTGAATAATTTCGGGATCAGCGCAGCTGCTATTCACGGTAATAAATCGCAACAAGCGAGGCAGACAGCTTTGCTGAAGTTCAGATCAAGGCAGATCCAGGTACTGGTAGCAACGGATATTGCTGCAAGAGGTATAGATATTGATGAACTGTCGCATGTAATTAATTACGATCTGCCTGAAGTGGCCGAAACATATGTACATCGCATAGGCCGTACAGGACGCGCGGGTGCAAACGGGATGGCCGTTTCATTTTGCGACCAGGAAGAAAAAGCATACTTACGCGATATTGAAAAGCTGATCAAAAAATCAGTTCCTGTAATCAGCGAACATCCATTTAAGAATGTTACTAACGCTGGTAACAACCGGCCTGACTTCAAACCAACCGGTAACAATAACCAGTCGGCCAACCGTTCTTCAACCAGGAGCCGTAATAGGTCTGGTTTCAAAAGAGCTGTTAGATTTTAATTCCGGAAGGATATCTACCTATTTTAATAAAGAAAGCTTCAGGCCTTTTAACCTGAAGCTTTTTTACATACCGGGTTTAGAATTCACTCTTCGTCAACCTTAGCAGTAGCTTTCAGGTGCTCTGCTTTTTTCACCAGTTCCAGGAATTCTTTTTTGTAGGCATCACTGTTATCATCGATACTACCGGTGGCCAAAGATTTTACCAGTTTATAATTGCTGCTTCCTTTGAACTCCGAATTTCTGAGCACCATTCCAAAAGCCGCCACTGCCGAGGCAAAGCGCAGGTTATTACTGGCCGCCCGGGACTCGTCTTTTACCGACACTTCCATCAGGTTGCTTTTCTCTTCATCCGGCTTTTTATAACGGATCTTCACAAACATTAATTCATTGGAAAAGGAGGTGGATTGCTTTTTGGTTTTTTGACTTTGGTAACGCAAGGGATCAATGGTTTCCAATTCATCGTCATCTGCTGCATTGGCCGGGATAATTTCGTACAAAGCAGTAACTGTATGATTGCTGCCCATATCGCCCGCATCTTTTTTATCATTGTTAAAATCGGCTGCGGCAAGCATCCTGTTTTCATACCCAATAAGCCTGTATCCTTTTACCTGGGCAGGGTTGAATTCAATCTGCAGCTTTACATCTTTCGCAATGGTGAAAAGTGTTCCGCCAAATTCGCTGATCAGTACTTTTTTCGCTTCACTTAAATTATCGATGTAAGCATGATTGCCATTGCCTTTATCAGCCAGCTTTTGCATCTTCGCATCCTGGTAGTTGCCAGTGCCAAATCCAAGCACCGTAGGTATACGCCGGTGGAGCGTTCCTGCTCAATCAGGTTTTCCAGCTCATCATCACTGCTGGCGCCTACGTTAAAGTCACCATCGGTGCAAAGTATTACGCGGTTGTTGCCGGTTTTCAGGAAATTTTGTTGCGCAGTCTGGTAAGCGAGTTTTATCCCGGCGCCGCCTGCTGTTGATCCTCCGGCTTCCAGCGAATTGATCGCCTCCCTGATCTTGTATTTATCATTTGTAGAAGGCAGCACCAGACCTGCATTGCCTGCATATACCACAATGGCAATTTTATCTTCGGACCGCAATTGTTCTGCTAATAAGCTCAACGACGATTTAACCAGCGGTAACTTATTTTCTTCCTCCATACTGCCACTTACATCGATGAGAAAAACGAGGTTGGAAGGAGGTAGTTTATCAACATCTATTTTCTTTCCCTGCAGCCCGATCATTACCAGTTGATGATTGTCGTTCCAGGGGCATTTTGCCGATTCCGTGGTTACTGCGAATGGTTTGTCATTGGAAGGTTGCGGATAATTGTATGAAAAGTAGTTGATCATTTCTTCAATGCGGACAGCGCCCGGAGCAGGAAGCCGGCCATCATTGACCAACCGGCGAATATTACTGTACGACGCGGCATCAACATCGATAGAAAAAGTGGATAGCGGATGATCTGTGACTTGCTGAAATTCATTCTCCTTGATATTATCGTATCCTTCTCTGTTATAGTCTTCATCTTTGGGATGGCCTGAATTACGCGGTTGTCCGCTGACACTTACTCCTGCGACACTTCCCTGAAGTGCACTTGGTGCTACAGAACCTGTCACGTCTCTTCTTTTTTTTATTCCATAACCAACTACCACCACTTCGTCAAGGCTTTTTATTGACGATTTGAGTTGTACATTGATCACTTTGTTTCCTTTGATCTGAATTTCCTGTGCATCGAGCCCCACTCTTGTAAAGACAAGGATTGATTTCTGATCCGGTACCTGTATTGAATAAAACCCATTTACATCGCTTACTGTACTTTTACCTGTACCCTTAATCGTGATGCTGGCGCCATTTAGCGGCGCGCCCTTTTCATCAGTGATTTTACCTGTAATGGTTATTTGTGCATGAAGCAAAGCCGTGCCTGCACACAGCAATAGCAGTGTTAATAAAGTTTTCATTGGCTGTTTTAGAAACAGATGCAGGAGAAAAAGCAATTACATAAACCCGCCTTAAAATTGTACATGAAAACTCCCAAATACGCCGAATTTGGCAATGGGTGGTTGTTGCGGCCCGGTAGGCATATATGCCCTGTTTTTTAACCGCCATACAAGGTCTGCTCTGAAAAAGCGAAAGATATTATCCAAACCAGTACCCACTTCAACATAGGGTCTGGCTTGCAGCGACGTGAGCCGGTAATTGCTGTATTCCCGGCAATTTAATTTTTTGTTTTCAGGCGACAGGTCGCCACACACAGCCTTGATATTCCAAAACTGCCGGACATTCACTTTTCGCATAAAGGGCAACAGGTTCAATAACTTCTTCTCAAAATTATGTTCTATGGAGAAGCCGGCATACCGGTCGCTGAAATATTCAAACCGGTTCATAAGGTTGAATGCCTGTTTGGAATAATAATAGGTCTCATTGCCCGGGTGTACTTCCAGTAACATAAAAGGCAATGCGCCGCTCCAGATTTTTCCGGCATATGCCTGGTAGTCGATTTTGCCCCAACCGGTAAGCCGCAGGTGCTGGCTCATTGCAATATTCATTTTATGATATTTATACTGACCGCCAAACAATCCCTTCATCCCGGTCATATATTGCGCTTCCAATACAGGGGCTTTCCCAAAACGCCGGATGGTTTTGCGACGGGTAACCAACTTCTTTTCACCGGGCGCATACCGTACGCTTAAAGAAAGCTCAGTATTGTCGATATCATTTTGATTTATAGAAAGCAGTTTTTTGGGTGGCAGTGGCGTAAAGGTTTCATAACTGGTACGGGTCATAAATATCCTGGCCGACAACCGGTTGCTCCATTCTTTGGTAATACCGGCTTTCACTTCATCTACCTCGAGAAATTTCTGACGAATGTTCGGCCGGCGTATCAACTGACTGAACATATTATCCATACTCACCCCATCGTCGTTCGGGGCCACGCCACCATTATCGAGGTCGTGCAGGTAAGATGCCTGAAAAGAATACCCGCTGTTGCCGGGTAATGTGTACCTGCCTTCTGCCTTGCCCTTTAGTTTGTGATCGCCCAGTCCATAGGCAATATAACTATGCAGGTACAGCGATTTACTGAATTGCTCGGTAGTACCAAGGTCGAACCGCAACCGCCATTTTTCAAGCTGGCTGGCGCTGATCCATTTATACCAGGGACCAATTTCAATAATACCTATTTTTTTGCAGCCTCCTACAATAAAGCCCATGGTATTGGTGTATTGCTTAAACAGGGGTAATTGGCTAAGGGTATCTATCATCTTATATACCTTCTGTTCGCTGATGGTCAATGGTTCGGGGCGTTCCTGCTGCCAGTAATCCGCTGTGCGCATCCGGGCGCTGTCATTTACAGATACCTGTTCTTTTTCGGTATTGTTGTCAAGCAGCGCTGCAATGGCAGGGTCGTTAATATGAACATCTTTATAAGCAACGGTTTGATGTATCAGCAGGCTTTGCTTGTCTTTTTTGTGCAGGGAAATGTCTGCTATTATTTTGTCCTTTGAAAATACCCAGGTCCTGCTGTTGAGCTGCGTGAATTCCTGGGAGATGGTCAACCGGTTAACATAGTTAATATTGGCAGTGGGCGAAATGTCAAATGTAACCTTTTGTATTGCCCAGGTAGGGCTGTATAACCAGCAATCACCTGAAAAGGTATTTTCACCTTCATGCCTGGGGGTAAAGAATAAATGCAGGTATTTTTTACCGCCATTCACCAGGGTATCTGCTGCTCTGAAATTATAATAAGCATCGGCATGATTGCTGAATGGACTGATAAACTCTTTTCCGAACAACATAATGCTGTTTTCGTAAACATTTGTAGTGTGGTTAACCCCCTCTATAAATTGAAGTACTACATCGCTTTTGATCCCGGTGGTTTGAACAGCCAGGATCCTCTCTCTTTTTTTGCCGGGGTTACCGGAGGAAAAACATTTTGATAAAGTTTCGGTCATATAAACCGGCAGGTAGGGTTTACTGCCCGAAGTGTCCATATTGTCAAATACAAATTCAAATGGTTTTAAAACCCCATGTGTCAGTTTTTCGCGATTCACATTGTTCAAACCCACTTCCAGCTTTTTATACAATTGATAAGAACTGTTATTGAAATTAGCAGGATTGTTGATGTCTTTGTGCTGCACCACTTTATTCCACCAAAACAGCCCGCGGTTATACCGGCTTGAAACAACAACGCCATCAAACTGTTTGAGCGCTAACTCCACCAGCAAAGTGGCAGTATCGTTTTTTGAAAGGGGAATTTGCACCGTTGTAAACCCAACATGGCTGATAATGAGGGTGTCTTGTTCTGTGCCGGGCATTGACAGTTGGAAGCGCCCGGAACTATCTGTTAAAGCGCCTTTTTTAGTTTGTTTCCAGGAAATACTGGCAAAGGGAATAATCTCTTTAGACAAGCGGTTGATTACGAATCCATGGATCATCCTGTTCTGTGCCTGCAGGCCATTTGTTTCGCCCAACAGGCAACCAAACAACAATACAAGAAAGCAACAATGGGGAAAAGATAGATGGATACCGGCGGGCGTTGTCGGAACGCTCATAAGCAATCTGTTTTGGCAGGGTTATAAGGATGATCTTTCCAAATTCGGGATAAGAAATAGTCAGTGTAAGGGATTTACTGTTTCTATTACAATAAAACGATAATGCTGATAATACCCCTAGCGGCGGGATGCTGAATTGAAATATTTTTTTCTACAAGGCAAACAGGACGTATTGCCATTTCATTTGCCATTGACGGCTACACACATTTAAATAAATTATTACACTTACCCTCATTGCATGTTTCTGCTTAGGGTGTGGATTTTGTCATTATAAGCATCTCTGTTCAATGCCAAAGCACCTTTTACTATACCTGATTTTACTAATATCATCAGGCTCACTTTGCATGTGCACGCATACGCCTGAGCCCCGGTACGTAAACAAAACAATACCTCCCGGTTTTGTAAGAGAGGTGCCTGATGAGTATTCTTATAAATATATAAATGAGGATGCCAACTCGCTGCAGCTTGACTCCCTGGAAGCAGGTTATGACTCTTTGCAGATCCGCATTTGGTTAGGCCATTCACTGGCCAGGGTAAGACATGTTGTGATCCTGAAATATAAAGACCAGGATTGGACAGGACAACTGGTGAGTTTTAGTGATGAAACCGGGAAGCATCATCCTGTTAAAAAACTCAGGAAAGTTTCTCCCCGCTCCGGATGGCGTGTTCTGATCGATAGTTTATTTAAATTAGGAATAGTTACATTACCACATGACACAGCAATTACCGGGTATAGTTGTGAGGGAGGAACCGATGGTATCTCTTATGACTTTGAAATAGCCACCTCGACGGGGTACAGGTTTTATCGTTATGATAATCCCGCGAAATGTGACAATTTTTGGCAGCCTGGCAATGTGTTACAAATAGCAAGCCTGTTGGAGAATGAATTTGATTTTAAGTATACCAGGTAACGGCGCAATCATTGAACAAGCCCTGCATATCTGTCTTCGGATGGTAAATAGCCTTTTTTCTGCAGAATGCCGCCAAGCCGGTCGTAGAAGGCCGGATCGTCGGGCGTGACGGTGGCGAGCCCATCCACGTACCGGTTATAGAAGCTGAAGAGAGCTGCTATGAGAACCGTATCGTGCAACTCGCGGTCGGTAGCACCCTGGTTCCGGGCGGTTTGCACCATTTCGGGCGTTACCAGGCGGCCATTCCTGCCAACGGCTTTAGCGATTGTGAGGAGGGCTTTCATTTTTTCACTTACGGCTGCGGTTGCTATATCTGTTTTCACCTGTTCTGCAACCGATGGATCGGGCAGGTAGGCATTAGCGGCAGCAGTATGCGCGGCGGTGCAAAATTGGCATTCGTTGCCATGGCTAACAACGGTAGCGATCAACTCGCGTTCGCCCTCAGTGAGCGTTGATTCTCCCCGAAGCAGGATTTGGGTGAGTTGGCGAATGGGCAGCGCGGTATCGAGACGATAGTCGAGCAGACCGGTAATTCCCGGCAGGTTTTCGTTTAATGGAATATATGGCATGGAATCTTATTTATCTACAAGGTAAAAAAAACTCGTGAGTATCTTTCGCTGGCTTTTGATTCTTATTTAACCTTTTCGGACTTCGAATATTGAGGGGAACGTTATATTTTGGCTGATGGTAGCGATGTCCTTCATTAATATATAAATGGATTTAATCTGGTTGTATGAAAGAATTGGTTAAGCTGATTGTACTGTTGGTATTGTCACTTGGTTCACTCCGGGGTTTTTCGCAGGATAAAATAGAAAGGTCAAAACAGGAAGTAAAAAGCGGTAACAGAAGAGAAAGCCGTAAAGCAGATCAATCGGGCAATTCCCGGCATTCGGTCCAGTCTTCAACCTGTACAGAAGATAAAACACTTGGCATTATTGTTTTGGAAGGGATAGTGACCGGCCTGGCATATGCCACTTATTATTCTGTAGTAGGTAGTTACAGATTAGAAGATCACTTACACAGTAAGGTTACAAAATATCCCTATTATAACCACTACTCGGGTAACTATGAAAGTACTGATTCGGTAAGTGATTCAAGGATCCATTTCCGTTTCGATATCGATAATAAGTTTCTTTATTCCAACAAAGATCTGATAGGTAATCATCTTACCTGCAACATCCGTCCCTTCCAGTACTTTTACCTGCAGGGACAATATCATGAGCTGGCTGAGTATACCACCCAAAACAAGTATACAAATCTTTCTTTGTTTAACCTGTATTTCTGTTATGACAGGTTAAGGTTTGAAAGATTCAATGCAGGCTGGAAAATGGGCATGTGTTACATTGGTAATAATGTAAACAGAGGAGGATTTTCATTTGGGCTGGATGCAGAAACATTTATAGTGAAGCCCGTTAGTTTATATGTGTCAAAGCAATGGGGTGGCATTAATCATGTGGCGGTTAATCAATTTGAAGTGGGAGGTAAGTTTCATCTAAAAAGATATAATGTCAATCTGGGATATGAACATTTGAAAATAGGCAGCCCTTTATACGATTATATTTCTTTAGGCGCAGGCATTCATTTATAAAAAATAACCGGCGCGCTGGCTTTTCTTTCCGCAAATTTTGATTATCAGGAAGATACAAAATCCATTTTCCGGAAATCTTACCTATAGAACAGGATGCTGGCTACCACAAAAGCCCTAATTTTGCGCACTTGAAACCAAAAGTCAATGAGTAAACAAGCACCTGCAGTCAAGTATAACACCAGTTATCCTTCGATTGATGACCTGCGCGAAAAAGCCAGGAGAAAAATCCCGAAATTTGCCTTTGAATACCTCGATGGGGGCTGTAATGAAGATGTAAACCTGCATAAAAACACGGCAGAGATCAGAGAGGTGGAACTGGCCCCTTATTACCTGAGCAAACACAAGGGTTCGAGCCTCCAGACCGAATTGTTTGGTCATGTGTACGATGCTCCTTTTGGAATTGCGCCTGTCGGGCTTCAGGGGCTCATCTGGCCTAATTCACCGCAGATTCTTGCCAAAGCCGCCTCAGCGCATAATATCCCTTTTATACTGAGTACTGTT
The Niastella koreensis GR20-10 genome window above contains:
- a CDS encoding carboxymuconolactone decarboxylase family protein; protein product: MPYIPLNENLPGITGLLDYRLDTALPIRQLTQILLRGESTLTEGERELIATVVSHGNECQFCTAAHTAAANAYLPDPSVAEQVKTDIATAAVSEKMKALLTIAKAVGRNGRLVTPEMVQTARNQGATDRELHDTVLIAALFSFYNRYVDGLATVTPDDPAFYDRLGGILQKKGYLPSEDRYAGLVQ
- a CDS encoding DUF5686 and carboxypeptidase-like regulatory domain-containing protein, whose amino-acid sequence is MSVPTTPAGIHLSFPHCCFLVLLFGCLLGETNGLQAQNRMIHGFVINRLSKEIIPFASISWKQTKKGALTDSSGRFQLSMPGTEQDTLIISHVGFTTVQIPLSKNDTATLLVELALKQFDGVVVSSRYNRGLFWWNKVVQHKDINNPANFNNSSYQLYKKLEVGLNNVNREKLTHGVLKPFEFVFDNMDTSGSKPYLPVYMTETLSKCFSSGNPGKKRERILAVQTTGIKSDVVLQFIEGVNHTTNVYENSIMLFGKEFISPFSNHADAYYNFRAADTLVNGGKKYLHLFFTPRHEGENTFSGDCWLYSPTWAIQKVTFDISPTANINYVNRLTISQEFTQLNSRTWVFSKDKIIADISLHKKDKQSLLIHQTVAYKDVHINDPAIAALLDNNTEKEQVSVNDSARMRTADYWQQERPEPLTISEQKVYKMIDTLSQLPLFKQYTNTMGFIVGGCKKIGIIEIGPWYKWISASQLEKWRLRFDLGTTEQFSKSLYLHSYIAYGLGDHKLKGKAEGRYTLPGNSGYSFQASYLHDLDNGGVAPNDDGVSMDNMFSQLIRRPNIRQKFLEVDEVKAGITKEWSNRLSARIFMTRTSYETFTPLPPKKLLSINQNDIDNTELSLSVRYAPGEKKLVTRRKTIRRFGKAPVLEAQYMTGMKGLFGGQYKYHKMNIAMSQHLRLTGWGKIDYQAYAGKIWSGALPFMLLEVHPGNETYYYSKQAFNLMNRFEYFSDRYAGFSIEHNFEKKLLNLLPFMRKVNVRQFWNIKAVCGDLSPENKKLNCREYSNYRLTSLQARPYVEVGTGLDNIFRFFRADLVWRLKNRAYMPTGPQQPPIAKFGVFGSFHVQF
- a CDS encoding YfbK domain-containing protein, coding for MQKLADKGNGNHAYIDNLSEAKKVLISEFGGTLFTIAKDVKLQIEFNPAQVKGYRLIGYENRMLAAADFNNDKKDAGDMGSNHTVTALYEIIPANAADDDELETIDPLRYQSQKTKKQSTSFSNELMFVKIRYKKPDEEKSNLMEVSVKDESRAASNNLRFASAVAAFGMVLRNSEFKGSSNYKLVKSLATGSIDDNSDAYKKEFLELVKKAEHLKATAKVDEE
- a CDS encoding carbohydrate-binding protein, with the translated sequence MQNNQAHAQLGITLSLLALILMCSCPAFSQKWRLISPSYPTADAPVIGISVADSGATGDGVTDVTNIFQRSLNTLSKAGGGTLFVPKGKYVIKGNLTIPKGITLRGEWQQPVKGQPLVGTILMAYAGRNNTNAAAFITMQPSAQVQDLSIWYPEQLPDNIVPYPTTILFGQPNYFGNEFCNTKNLTLVNAYDGIVFSEANGGTCPVIWNIFGTPLHKGIQLDNIVDVGRVQYLDFSPAYWAGSGLPNAPAAGSGYASWILQNGTGITMRRIDWTNTAFVNVEGYNVGYWVSESVANPGSFSNGSNYSLNFSNCNTAVQVDGLQSVGFLFSKVTITGCANGFFLNPYTKKGVLQLQNCNISATNNAISIDSTVPGNVLLKQSTISSGKINIAGGTFIASDCDFNNGNQKNVIGAHGRAILTGNRYSSGSNFQNNSYYLSSIDDAPLSLPQMPAVPVIITAEMHMPSRKVLYLATAAPYNAKADGTTDNTTAIQNALNQAGADGGGIVFLPPGHYKVSGHLTVPTNVELKGANDVSSAPTGPGSILEAYADKGNAGGTPFLRLSAGSGIRGLVFNYPEQMGDLVPNFPVYPYTIQGLGSDIYIINVGIRASYNGVDLFTNKCDNHYVDYLAGHVFHTAIRVGGTSTGGRVYNLHFNTIYFANGSESKFGSWANAPTNNGDSRVYNYNYDNVSWMELGDCRNETLYNDFVYGAAYGLTLLSDGSNASGTALGVSVDGTRKSFNFNGMGAAGFPFINTQNVSLSDSGNSYIVTNPSFTGTASFFNSDYWGNPYNGIQLNGGSVNLQMANFESPGRSQWINAQSGSVNLQNASIWGNASIMPAGTESHLSARGSIIDSTAIHPANAALWKNNLGNNWSISTAGALDRKGWTATASATNGDAKFALDSNAATRWSTNGSQAPGQTFTADMKTTNTINRIVLDDSQSPSDNPAGYTVYVSTDSTNWTGPIASGTGTDGMTLILFPDVTARYIRITQTGSKGNYWSIHELYVWGKVNADPVQSIAIPGKIEAEDFDKGGQDIAYNDADAVNSGGQYRPAEGVDIENCGEGGYDVGWTNANEWMKYTVNVTTAGVYTIQARVSSPNNGSQLYVELNGMNISGTIAVPNTGNWQTYTTVQVTTPALQAGVQSLRIVELTGGFNLNYITFVRPGARVSSSQPVTAAQTRVFPNPVTGKLINVQLVNEPTGNYQVQLFNHLGQSVYNTKVSVTNGNQRISITPDRKLPSGNYILELSVLNGKPVTTKLVIP
- a CDS encoding vWA domain-containing protein, which gives rise to MKTLLTLLLLCAGTALLHAQITITGKITDEKGAPLNGASITIKGTGKSTVSDVNGFYSIQVPDQKSILVFTRVGLDAQEIQIKGNKVINVQLKSSIKSLDEVVVVGYGIKKRRDVTGSVAPSALQGSVAGVSVSGQPRNSGHPKDEDYNREGYDNIKENEFQQVTDHPLSTFSIDVDAASYSNIRRLVNDGRLPAPGAVRIEEMINYFSYNYPQPSNDKPFAVTTESAKCPWNDNHQLVMIGLQGKKIDVDKLPPSNLVFLIDVSGSMEEENKLPLVKSSLSLLAEQLRSEDKIAIVVYAGNAGLVLPSTNDKYKIREAINSLEAGGSTAGGAGIKLAYQTAQQNFLKTGNNRVILCTDGDFNVGASSDDELENLIEQERSTGVYLRCLDLALATTRMRRCKSWLIKAMAIMLTSII
- a CDS encoding DEAD/DEAH box helicase; translated protein: MSFQNLNVIEPILRALNNEGYTTPTPIQEQAIPLVLQRKDLFGCARTGTGKTAAFAIPVLQILHEQKQAAKAPDNTIKALILTPTRELAIQIKESLDAYGKFTGLRHAVIFGGVSQQAQVTTLRRGVDILVATPGRLLDLIDQRFVNLGSIRLLILDEADRMLDMGFVHDVKKIMAKVPKQRQTLFFSATMAPAIRQLANTLLTNPVSIEVTPVSSTAETVRQAVYFVPKTSKQSLLKHLLADTDIPMALVFTRTKHGADRVAKELNNFGISAAAIHGNKSQQARQTALLKFRSRQIQVLVATDIAARGIDIDELSHVINYDLPEVAETYVHRIGRTGRAGANGMAVSFCDQEEKAYLRDIEKLIKKSVPVISEHPFKNVTNAGNNRPDFKPTGNNNQSANRSSTRSRNRSGFKRAVRF